The genomic stretch CCCGCCTGGCCGATGGCAACGACGCAAATGACCGCGCCGATACCAATGGTGATGCCGAGCACGGTGAGCGTGCTGCGCATCTTGTTGCGGAACAGAGCGCGCAGCGCTTCGCGAACGATGGCGCGAGGAGACATCTGCTGATTATTCTAACTCCTGATCGGAAGGCGAGTCGCGCCATGCACTTGCAGACCCGGCACCGGATGTCCGGCAGCGAGTTTTGCTAGCTCCGGTCTCGGAGGGAGGCGAGGGAAGGATACGGCGAACAGTCGGGAGAGGATGCGGGCTTACAGGCGTGGGCGAGATAGTGCTCGGCATCACGGCACATCAACTGGCACTTGTGACACCGAATCGGCCCTTTGACCTTGGACGGGGACTTGATGGGTTCCGACTCCGAATTACGCATGGCCTTCATCGCCACCGATAGTAGTCTTTGTAGCCATTCTGCGCAAATCACGCTGCCCTTAGAGCGCGGCGCAGCGTTCATTCCTAAATCAGGAGAGCCGAGGAATCCGCCTCCTGCCGGCCTTCAATCGCCTTTTCTCGCTGCGGCTATGTTATGGTTAATGTACCGAGGCCGCCTGGTGCCCTCCCTGCAAAGCGATTTTCGCGCCCGATGTTGGCAGGTCGTGCATACAACGTCTTCCCAGTAAATGAAGTGCAGAAGGAACAAACATGAAGAAGATTTTTGTTGGAAACTTTTCGTTTAAGACAACCGAAGAAGATCTGCGCAAGTGGTTCAGTCCTCACGGCGTAGTCGAGAGCGCGACCGTGGTCAACGACCGCGATACCGGACGGTCGCGTGGCTTCGGCTTTGTCGAAATGCCGAACAATAGCGAAGCCGACGCCGCCATCCTGGCCTTGAATGGCAAGGATGCCGATGGCCGGCCGCTCACGGTCAACGAAGCACGGCCGAAAAGCGAACGCCCGGGCGGTTTCCGTGGCGGCCGCGGCGGCGGCGGGGGCGGCAGCAGCGACGACTACCGCGGGCATGCCCGGCAGCGCGGCGAGCCCCGCTGGTAAGCGCCACAGCTCAGGCTTGGGTTTGCGGACGTGCTTGCTTTTTCTGAGGCGCGGTTGGACGCGACTCAGGCGCGCCCAAGTGCTGGGACAATTCGCGATTGAGTTTTCGCCGAAGAATTTTCTTCCTGCGTTCACGGCCAAATCTTGACTTATCGCCGTTGCGTTCTGACATCATATCCTCCCTGCCGAAAGCTCGCCGGCTTGGCGCTCCATCTTACAGGTCGGACGGCTTCTTGAGGATGCTGGAACACTTGCCTCTTGCGGTGCGCAAGATTCAACACTCTTGGCACGCACAAAAGGCGTAGGATGACTGCTAACACCTTAAGGGTAGTTCAAAGCAAGACAGCCGCCCGTTGCTGACGTCGGAACCTTATCTTCGGGAGGGGTCGAATGAGCATCCTTCAAGGAAAGACGATCACCAGTCAGCGCGTCGTTCTCGACGGGAACATGTACGTGAATTGTCTCTTTATCCGGTGCGAACTGGTGTACCGGGGCGGCGCATGCACATTTCACTCCAATACGCGCGATTGCAGTTGGCTGTTTGAGGGGCCGGCGAAGAATACGATCCGCATTCTGCGAGAACTGGGTGTGCTTGAGAACGACCCCTCGGACTTCGAAAATGTCGAACTTCGCACCGGCCCGAACCATGTGAACTGAGTAAGTGGGCGCTGTTAGTGGCTAGTGGCTGGGAAAAGTACAGACTATTGACCACTGACTCTAACTACTAGCCACTGACCACTAGCCACTTAACGACGACGAAGGGAAACTTACAACCGATGGAAAATATCAAGTTCCTGGTGAAACTGAACCGCGGCGGCAATCGGGCGGCGGAATACGTCAAACGCAGCGGTCAGATCCCGATCCAGACAACCACCAACCGTAAGCAGGCATTGCCAATGGGAAAATTCGCCGCCGAGGACCTGGTCAAAGCCATGACCAATCCACGCTGCAGGCCCGAGTTGATTTCGGTAAAGGTTCCCGCCTGATCGCGCCGCCTCTACTCAGTCGTGATGTCCTAGCAGCGTCGCTTCGTCCAGTTCAGGGACAGCACGAGCTTTGCGGCGGTCGCGCCACTCCTCAAAGCGCCGCTGCAAGCGATCGAGATAGACGTAATACACGGGCGTGATGTAGAGCGTCACCAGTTGCGAGAAGAGCAATCCGCCGACGACCGCCAGTCCGAGACCGCGACGCGAGTCGGCTCCGGAGCCGAAACCGACGGCGATCGGCAGCGTACCCATCAGGGCCGCCATCGTCGTCATCATGATGGGGCGGAAACGGACCAGCGCTCCCTGGTAAATGGAATCTTCCGGCGACTTCCCTTCCTTGCGCTCGGCCTCGAGCGCGAAATCAATCATCATGATGGCGTTCTTTTTCACGATGCCGATCAGCATGATGATGCCAACGAAGGAATACAGGTTCAATTCCTGGTGGAACAGAATCAGCGTCAGCAGCGCGCCCACACCGGCGGAGGGTAGTCCGGAAAGAATCGTGATGGGGTGAACGAAGCTCTCGTAGAGAACGCCGAGGATGATGTAAATCACCAGGATCGCTGCCACCAGCAGCAGCCCCATCCCGGTGAATGACTGCTGGAAAGCCTGCGCCGTACCCTGGAAAGTCCCAACAATATCGCCGGGGAGAATCTTCTGCGCCTGCTCCTGCACCGCGCGAGTGGCATCGCCCAGCGCCACGCCCGGTTTCAGGTTGAAGCTCAGGGTTACGGCCGGCAACTGCCCCAGGTGATTGACTGTCAGTGGGCCGACTGACGGCACCAGCTTGGAGACGGTGTCGAGCGGCACCAGCTTCCCTGTGTTGGAACGAATGTAGAGCCACGACAGCTCAGCAGGATTGTTCTGGAACTGTGGTTCCAGCTCCACGATCACGTAGTACTCGTTGTTGGGAGTGTAGATGGTGCTGACCTGGCGTGTGCCGTAAGCGGAATAAAGCGCGTCGGTGACCTGGCCGGGAGTGACGCCCAGTGCGTACGCCTTGTCGCGATCCACCTGGATGGTTAGCTGCGGGTTCTTGATCTGCAGGTCGCTGGTCACGTCCTGCAACAAAGGAAGGTTGCGCAGGGCGGCTTCCAGCTTGGGTGCGGTGGAATAAAGTTCCGCCAAATCGGGCGTCTGCAAGGCGTACTGGTATTGCGACTTGGTCAGGCTGCCGCCGATACGGATGGTCGGGGGAATCTGCAGGAACACGTTGATGCCGGGTAGCTGCGCCAGCTTGGGGCGCAACTCCTGGATTACGTCCATGGCGGTGGCGTGATGGACCCGGTCCTTCTTGTCCTTAAGGCGGAAGAACATGCGACCCTGGTTGAGCGAGCCGCCGAAGGAGGGATTGCCGCCCATCGAGGAGATGATGTTCATCACGTTCGGGTCCTGGCGAACGATGTTGGTGGCCTTCTGCTGCAGGTCGAACATGTCACGGAACGAAATTCCCTGCTGCGCCTCGGTGAAGGCGAACACCAGGCCCTGATCTTCGTCGGGCAGGAAGCCGGTTCGGATCTGGATAAACAGTACGGCGGTGAGCGCAATCACTAGGAACGAGACCATCAAGGTCGCGAACTTGTGACGCAGCACCTTTTTCAGAGACCAGTCATATCCGCGCAACCAGGCATCGAAGACGCGCTCCGTGGCCTGGTAAAAGCGGCCGTGCTGACTCGCTTCCTGGTGCTTGAGGAAGCGGCTGCACAACATCGGAGTGAGGGTCAGCGAAACGAAGCCCGACACCAGGATGGCAACTCCGATGGTCACCGCGAACTCGTGCAGCAGCCGTCCGATGATGCCGCCCATGAACAGCAGCGGGATAAACACCGCCGCCAGCGAAATGGTCATGGAGAGAATGGTGAAGCCGATCTCGCGGGAGCCCTCGACGGCCGCCTGCATGGCGCTCTTGCCCATCTCCATGTGGCGAACGATGTTTTCCAGCATGACGATGGCGTCGTCCACGACAAATCCCACCGATAGCGTCAACGCCATCAGCGACAGGTTGTCCACGCTATAGCCGAGCAGGTACATCACGGAGAAGGTGCCGATGATCGCCATGGGCAAGGCGAACGACGGAATAATGGTGGCCGAGATGTTGCGCAGGAACAGGAAGATCACCATCACCACCAGGGCGACGGTGAGCAGGAGCGTGAACTTGACGTCATTGACCGAGGCGCGGATGGATTCGGAGCGGTCGTACAAAGTATCGATGCGAACCGAAGCCGGAATCTGTTGCTCCAATCGCGGGAGCAGCTTCTTGACACCGTTGACAACCTCGACGGTATTGGTGCCCGGCTGGCGCTGGATGGCCAGCACGACGGCGCGATTGCCGTTGTACCAGCTCGCGCTCTTGTCGTCCTGAACACTGTCAATCACCCGCCCGAGCTCATTCAGGCGCACCGGCGAACCATTGCGATAAGCAACGATCATGGGGCCGAACCCCGCCGCGTTCTGCAGCTGGCCGTTGGAGAGCAGCGTGAAGGTGTGCACGCCGCCATACATGGTGCCGGTCGGCGTGTTGGTATTGCCGGCCTTGAGAGCGTTTTCGACCTCGTCAATGCCAATCTGGCGCGTCGCCAGCGCGCGCGGATCCACTTGCACGCGGACGGCATACTTCTGCGAGCCGAACACCGAAACCTGTGCCACTCCATTCACCATGGAGATGTTCTGCGCCATGGTGGTTTCAGCGGCTTCATCCACGTCCGACAGCTTCAGCGTCGGCGAACTGACGGCGAGATAGAGGATGGGCTGGTCGGCGGGATTCACCTTCTGGAACGAAGGCGGAGTCGGCATCTCCGGTGGCAGCTGGCTGGCCGCCTTGGAAATGGCGGACTGCACGTCAAGCGCGGCGCCGTCCAGGCTGCGGCTGAGGTTGAACTGGATCGTGATGTTGGTGCCCCCCAACGCATTCGTCGAGGTCATCGAATCGATGCCGGCGATGGTGGAGAACTGCTTTTCCAGCGGCGTCGCCACCGATGACGCCATCGTCTCCGGGCTGGCGCCGGGCAATTGCGCGATCACCTGGATGGTCGGGAAATCCACGTTCGGCAGATCGCTGACGGGCAGCAGCGTGTAGGCAAAAATTCCGAATATCAAAATCGCGGCCATGACCAGCGTGGTCATGATCGGCCGCTTGATAAAGAGCTCGGAAATACTCACTGGCTGCCTCCTCCCGCAGGCGAGGGTGCCTGCGCCACACCGGAGGCTGGCTGTGCGGTGGACGAGTTCGGCGCCCCGGCGGCGGCGCCGGGGACTACGCTTTGAATATTTACCTTACCGTTGGGAACGACGCGCAACTGTCCATCCACGATAACGCGCTGGCCGGGAGTGAGCCCACCGGCCACCAGGGTCAGGTTCTGGAACGTGCCCGTGCTCTGCACCGGCTGCGGCTTCGCTGTGTTTTCCTGGTCTACCACGTATACGTAAGACCCTTGTTGCCCGGTCTGAATCGCCTTGGTAGGCACAACCATCGCGTTCTTGTGCATGGAAAGATTCAGCACGACGTCCACGAATTCGCCCGGCCACAGGCGCCGGTCTTTGTTCACAAAGGTGGCCTTGAGTTTGACTGTTCCGGTGGTGGGATCAACGCCGTTATCGATAAACGTCAGCTTGCCCTCCGCCGGATTGCTGGTCTGGCCCTTGGGATAGGCGAGCACCTTCAGCTGCCCGCCGGCAGAGTACTGTCGCACCGCCTGCAGCTGCGTCTCGGGAATGGAGAAGGTCACATAGATAGGTTGCACCTGGTTGAGCTGAACCAGGAACGGCGTGTCGTTAGCCTTGATTAGGTTGCCGACATTGATCAGCAACGCTCCCGCGCGGGCATCAATCGGCGCATGGATATCGGTATAGCGAAGTTGCACCCTGGCAGCGTCCACGGCGGCCTTGTCGGCATTGACAGCAGAAGCGTTCGCCTGCGCCTGGGTGCGCATCTGGTCAGCTTGCTCCCGCGAAATCACTCCTTGCTTCTCCAATGCCGTGTAGCGCCCAGCCTGCGCCTCCGCATTCACCGCATTTGCCTGGTCGCGCTGCAGATTGCCTTCGGCCTGCGCGAGCGCAGCCTGAAAAGGGGCCTTGTCCAGTTGAAAGAGCAATTGTCCCCTGCGAACGTCGTCGCCTTCTTTGAACAACACGCGCTGGAGTTGACCGTTGACCTGCGCGCGGATCTGCACCGCCTGATAAGCCTCCACGTTGCCGATGGCCGTGATCTGCACGGGGATGTCACGCTGCTCCACGGTGGAGACCACAACCGGCGCCGGCGGCCGCTGGCCTCCCGGCCCGCCAGGACCGGCGGCTTGCGCGGTGTTCTTGTTGCAACCAGTCAACAGGCAAACCGCGGTAATCGCCATTACGCACACAGCGAGCACGGATAACTTGCGGAAACGGTTCTGGAAATGATTTCTGTAGGTCATTAGTCTTTCTGATTGAGTGCGAAGTAAGATGCCCAAGTAAGTGACTGCTTACTGCTTCGATGCTTTACCACCTGATAAGTTTCCACCAATCACTGATTTTACCTTTGTTTACAAGCTGCTCGGAAATTCGTCGGTCCACAAACTCACGAACTCAAAGAAGCGCAGGTCAGGGAGCATGCGGCTCCGGCGGATTGAAATCCGCCGCTACATCGCGCAACTCCCGCGGCTTACGTCCGCCCCGGCGCATCAGCTTCCACCGCAGCCGGTCCAGGTACAAATACATGACCGGGGTCGTGAACAACGTCAGTGCCTGGCTCACGATAAGCCCGCCGACAATCGTCAATCCCAGCGGACGGCGAAGCTCGGAGCCGACGCCGCCGGCCAGCGCCAGCGGCAACGCGCCGAACAGGGCCGCCAGCGTCGTCATCATGATGGGCCGGAAACGCAGCAACGACGCTTCATAGATCGCCTGCTCCGGCTCCATGCGATCGCGGCGCTCGGCTTCGAGGGCAAAGTCGATCATCATGATGGCATTTTTCTTGACGATCCCGATCAGCAGGATGATGCCGATCAGCGCCATGATCGTGAGGTCGGTGTGCGATATCAGCAGCGCCAGCAGCGCACCGACACCGGCCGAGGGCAGCGTCGACAGAATGGTGATCGGGTGCATGTAGCTCTCGTAAAGCACCCCGAGCACGATGTACACGGTGAACAGCGCCGCCATGATTAGCACCGGCTGGTTCTTCAGAGATTCCTGGAACGCCGCGGCCGTGCCGGAAAAGCTGGCAATGATGTTGCCGGGAAAACGCATGGTTCGTTCCGCGTCCTGGATGGCGCGCACCGCCTGCCCGAGCGAAACCCCGGGCGCCAGGTTGAAGGAGAAGGTGGTGGAGGGAAACTGGGACTGGTGATTCACCGTCAGCGCGGTGTTTCCGGTTACGTAATGTGAGAACGCGCTCAGCGGAACCAGCTTTCCGTTGGCCGCATGCACGTAGATCTGCTTCAGCGCATCCGGATTGTTCTGGAAGGTCGGATCGACCTCCATCACGACGTGGTACTGATTGAGCTGGCGGTAGATGGTGGAAACCTGGCGCTGGCCAAAAGCGTCGTAGAGCGACTCGTCAATCTGCGCCGGCTGGACGCCGAGGCGGCCGGCTGTGTCGCGGTCAATGGTCAAGTGCAGTTCCAGCCCCTTGTTCTGCTGGTCGCTGGAGACGTCGCGCAGCTCATTCATGGTGCGCAGTTTCTGCAGTAGCCGCGGCGCCCATTCATTCAGCTCCGCCAGGTCAGCGTCCTGCAAGGTGTACTGATACTGCGCGTTGCTCATGCGTCCGCCGACGCGCACATCCTGGACCGGCTGCAGAAACAGGGCGGCGCCGGGAATATGGCTGAGCTTGGGCCGGAGACGGGCGATCACCTGGTCGGCGCTGGCTTTGCGCTTCCCCTTCAACTGGATGAAGAAGCGCGCCGTATTGCGGGCGCCCCCGCCGGTGAACGCACCCACCGTGTCCACCTCGGGATCGGAGAGGACGATGTCGCTGAACTGTTGCTGTTTCTGCCGCAGCGAGACGAAGGAGATGTCCTGCGACGCCTGGATGCTGCCCATCAGGCGCCCGGTATCCTGCTGCGGGAAAAATCCCTTGGGCACGATGATGTAGAGGTACACGGCCAGCGCCATGGTGCCGAGCATGATGACCAGCATCAGCGCCGAATAGCGGAGCACCCAGCGCAGCCCCCCGGCATAAGTAGAGTGCATCCACTTGAACGCCCCCTCGCTCATGCGGTAGAGCCGCCCGTGTTTGACCTCCGACACCGGCTTCAGGAACTTGGCGCAGAGCATGGGCGTCGTCGTGAGGGAAACGACCAACGACACCGCGATCGCTAGGCTGAGCACGACGGCGAATTCCCGGAACAGCCGCCCGACAATTCCGCCCATCAGCAGGATGGGAATGAAGACGGCCACCAGCGACGTGCTCATGGAAAACACGGTGAAGCCGATTTCGCGCGAGCCTTTGAACGCGGCGGCCACAGGATGTTCG from Terriglobales bacterium encodes the following:
- a CDS encoding efflux RND transporter periplasmic adaptor subunit; the protein is MTYRNHFQNRFRKLSVLAVCVMAITAVCLLTGCNKNTAQAAGPGGPGGQRPPAPVVVSTVEQRDIPVQITAIGNVEAYQAVQIRAQVNGQLQRVLFKEGDDVRRGQLLFQLDKAPFQAALAQAEGNLQRDQANAVNAEAQAGRYTALEKQGVISREQADQMRTQAQANASAVNADKAAVDAARVQLRYTDIHAPIDARAGALLINVGNLIKANDTPFLVQLNQVQPIYVTFSIPETQLQAVRQYSAGGQLKVLAYPKGQTSNPAEGKLTFIDNGVDPTTGTVKLKATFVNKDRRLWPGEFVDVVLNLSMHKNAMVVPTKAIQTGQQGSYVYVVDQENTAKPQPVQSTGTFQNLTLVAGGLTPGQRVIVDGQLRVVPNGKVNIQSVVPGAAAGAPNSSTAQPASGVAQAPSPAGGGSQ
- a CDS encoding RNA-binding protein, with translation MKKIFVGNFSFKTTEEDLRKWFSPHGVVESATVVNDRDTGRSRGFGFVEMPNNSEADAAILALNGKDADGRPLTVNEARPKSERPGGFRGGRGGGGGGSSDDYRGHARQRGEPRW
- a CDS encoding efflux RND transporter permease subunit translates to MSISELFIKRPIMTTLVMAAILIFGIFAYTLLPVSDLPNVDFPTIQVIAQLPGASPETMASSVATPLEKQFSTIAGIDSMTSTNALGGTNITIQFNLSRSLDGAALDVQSAISKAASQLPPEMPTPPSFQKVNPADQPILYLAVSSPTLKLSDVDEAAETTMAQNISMVNGVAQVSVFGSQKYAVRVQVDPRALATRQIGIDEVENALKAGNTNTPTGTMYGGVHTFTLLSNGQLQNAAGFGPMIVAYRNGSPVRLNELGRVIDSVQDDKSASWYNGNRAVVLAIQRQPGTNTVEVVNGVKKLLPRLEQQIPASVRIDTLYDRSESIRASVNDVKFTLLLTVALVVMVIFLFLRNISATIIPSFALPMAIIGTFSVMYLLGYSVDNLSLMALTLSVGFVVDDAIVMLENIVRHMEMGKSAMQAAVEGSREIGFTILSMTISLAAVFIPLLFMGGIIGRLLHEFAVTIGVAILVSGFVSLTLTPMLCSRFLKHQEASQHGRFYQATERVFDAWLRGYDWSLKKVLRHKFATLMVSFLVIALTAVLFIQIRTGFLPDEDQGLVFAFTEAQQGISFRDMFDLQQKATNIVRQDPNVMNIISSMGGNPSFGGSLNQGRMFFRLKDKKDRVHHATAMDVIQELRPKLAQLPGINVFLQIPPTIRIGGSLTKSQYQYALQTPDLAELYSTAPKLEAALRNLPLLQDVTSDLQIKNPQLTIQVDRDKAYALGVTPGQVTDALYSAYGTRQVSTIYTPNNEYYVIVELEPQFQNNPAELSWLYIRSNTGKLVPLDTVSKLVPSVGPLTVNHLGQLPAVTLSFNLKPGVALGDATRAVQEQAQKILPGDIVGTFQGTAQAFQQSFTGMGLLLVAAILVIYIILGVLYESFVHPITILSGLPSAGVGALLTLILFHQELNLYSFVGIIMLIGIVKKNAIMMIDFALEAERKEGKSPEDSIYQGALVRFRPIMMTTMAALMGTLPIAVGFGSGADSRRGLGLAVVGGLLFSQLVTLYITPVYYVYLDRLQRRFEEWRDRRKARAVPELDEATLLGHHD
- a CDS encoding multidrug efflux RND transporter permease subunit, with the translated sequence MSVSAPFIRRPVGTSLLAVAVLMAGIIAYFLLPVSPLPEVEFPTISVQAGLPGASPETMASAVATPLERQFGRIAGITEMTSTSQLGSTNVTMQFDLSRNINAAARDVQAAINAARGQLPANLPNNPTYRKTNPADAPIILLALTSDTMPLARMYDAADSILAQKISQVEGVGQVIVGGGAKPAVRVQANPAQLSAYGIGMDEVRNALNRANANIPKGEFSGDTRTFAIAADDQLKVADQYKPLVVTYRNGAPVRLDQVSNVSDSVEDIRNAALFNSKPAVLIIIFRQPGANIIGTVDRIRGLIPLFQSSIPGSMKLSVVNDRTTTIRTSVQDVEITLSIAVALVVLVIFLFLRNAAATFIPSVAVPLSLLGTVALMYLLHYSIDNLSLMALTIATGFVVDDAIVVIENITRYIEAGEHPVAAAFKGSREIGFTVFSMSTSLVAVFIPILLMGGIVGRLFREFAVVLSLAIAVSLVVSLTTTPMLCAKFLKPVSEVKHGRLYRMSEGAFKWMHSTYAGGLRWVLRYSALMLVIMLGTMALAVYLYIIVPKGFFPQQDTGRLMGSIQASQDISFVSLRQKQQQFSDIVLSDPEVDTVGAFTGGGARNTARFFIQLKGKRKASADQVIARLRPKLSHIPGAALFLQPVQDVRVGGRMSNAQYQYTLQDADLAELNEWAPRLLQKLRTMNELRDVSSDQQNKGLELHLTIDRDTAGRLGVQPAQIDESLYDAFGQRQVSTIYRQLNQYHVVMEVDPTFQNNPDALKQIYVHAANGKLVPLSAFSHYVTGNTALTVNHQSQFPSTTFSFNLAPGVSLGQAVRAIQDAERTMRFPGNIIASFSGTAAAFQESLKNQPVLIMAALFTVYIVLGVLYESYMHPITILSTLPSAGVGALLALLISHTDLTIMALIGIILLIGIVKKNAIMMIDFALEAERRDRMEPEQAIYEASLLRFRPIMMTTLAALFGALPLALAGGVGSELRRPLGLTIVGGLIVSQALTLFTTPVMYLYLDRLRWKLMRRGGRKPRELRDVAADFNPPEPHAP